A genomic window from Chlorobium phaeobacteroides DSM 266 includes:
- a CDS encoding peptidase domain-containing ABC transporter encodes MTTLDNTTPDIRKLLAAIPLFTDLTEEKMSMLLNVCSVAFYSIGKPVISKGALPDALYIVSSGRVRSLFQSGTGGVQTLRLLGAGDMFGWVSLVRNEPTEIVTASEETVCIRIPVSSVTMVVNALPHLYDRLSVTTDPAEIGLLLEHIYSKDPKKESLLQGSGFSCIKDLALHLYQSAVVVDSGFSRTVPQKQLRWFVSRSGDSAYSPGSEYHPPVNGIPASLSLRLVGLDLSCIQESLAAEIPAMPFSLPEADSPDLTDEASAGDDQLSSKRDRFSFHKGEAERKGGLKGLPFFKGRGVVEETFACFQMLGKQLNVPIKKDLIQSIIGNQYARNGQLSLQDCGGVGVVLGLKAQVVSFQQDALPRLKVPALVRWEKSFAVLYKASASEVVLAIPASSGIKVLAAREFWESWEHKGEALVLDARADTPEQKFGFDWFAPSLKKYRNVLGEVMIASFFTQIMTLVNPLLFMIIIDQVIVRNSYATLHVLGMFMLIIALLQAVLNSLRTYLFVDTTNRIDVALGAEVIDHLLRLPLRFFEKRPVGELSSRIGELERIRQFLTGTALGVVLDAVFSVVYVIVLFAFSWKLALMALSVVPLIGLVTFLLSPVIRKQLREKAIKHGQTNAYLIEVLSGIQTVKSQNIELRARWNWQEKYAAYVKEGFKPVVTGTLANSANSFLTQASGLIVIWAGAWLVLNQEMTLGQLIAFRIIAGYITSPVMRLAQLWQNFQETGMSLERLADIVDTPQEGGRDQLAQIPLPLIKGEILAENVSFRFRDNTPMVLKNVSTHIPAGTFVGIVGESGSGKSTFAKLVQRLYALEDGRIYIDHYDISKVELNSLRCQIGIVPQDPMLFDVSVKENISLTNPDASDADIIDAAKIAEAHEFIMALPTGYNTPVGEKGSSLSGGQRQRIAIARTILQNPGLIILDEATSALDPDTESRLTTNMIRAFRGKTVLFITHRLNSVKGAAVILCFHDGCIDESGTHEDLMKRKGRYYSLFQKQSFSMPAMEGNQ; translated from the coding sequence TTGACGACACTTGACAATACGACGCCTGATATTCGCAAGCTGCTTGCGGCAATCCCTCTCTTTACTGATTTGACGGAGGAGAAGATGAGTATGCTTCTCAACGTATGCTCTGTTGCTTTTTATTCGATAGGCAAGCCGGTTATCAGTAAGGGCGCTTTGCCCGATGCCCTTTATATCGTCAGTTCTGGCCGGGTACGCTCTCTTTTTCAGAGTGGAACCGGAGGGGTGCAGACGCTCAGGCTGCTTGGTGCTGGCGATATGTTCGGCTGGGTTAGTCTGGTTCGCAATGAACCAACGGAAATTGTTACCGCCTCTGAAGAGACGGTGTGCATCAGAATTCCTGTGTCGTCTGTGACCATGGTTGTTAATGCCCTGCCTCATCTTTATGACAGGCTTTCGGTTACAACGGATCCCGCTGAAATTGGGCTGCTTCTTGAACATATTTATAGTAAGGATCCAAAAAAAGAGAGTTTGTTACAGGGATCGGGTTTTTCCTGCATCAAAGATCTTGCCTTGCATCTTTATCAGTCGGCAGTGGTTGTCGATAGCGGTTTTTCGAGGACGGTGCCTCAAAAACAATTGCGATGGTTTGTCAGCAGAAGCGGTGATTCGGCTTATTCTCCGGGAAGTGAATATCATCCTCCGGTTAACGGTATTCCTGCTTCGCTCTCTTTGCGTCTTGTCGGACTTGATCTCTCCTGCATACAGGAATCGCTTGCAGCGGAGATTCCGGCGATGCCGTTCTCTCTTCCTGAGGCGGACTCTCCTGATTTGACTGATGAAGCATCAGCCGGAGATGATCAGCTTTCATCAAAAAGGGATCGCTTCAGTTTTCACAAAGGTGAAGCGGAGAGAAAGGGCGGACTGAAAGGGTTGCCTTTTTTTAAGGGTCGGGGAGTGGTTGAGGAGACGTTTGCCTGTTTTCAGATGCTTGGCAAGCAGCTCAATGTTCCGATTAAAAAAGATCTCATACAGAGTATTATCGGTAATCAGTACGCCCGGAACGGTCAGCTTTCGCTGCAGGATTGCGGAGGTGTAGGGGTTGTGCTCGGTCTGAAAGCCCAGGTGGTGAGTTTTCAGCAGGATGCGTTGCCGAGACTGAAGGTTCCCGCTCTTGTCCGTTGGGAAAAAAGTTTTGCCGTGCTGTACAAGGCTTCGGCATCGGAAGTTGTTCTTGCAATACCCGCTTCTTCCGGTATCAAGGTGCTTGCGGCCCGCGAATTCTGGGAGAGCTGGGAGCATAAAGGAGAGGCTCTGGTGCTGGATGCGAGGGCAGATACTCCCGAACAGAAATTCGGGTTTGACTGGTTTGCTCCTTCGCTTAAAAAGTATCGCAATGTTCTGGGCGAGGTGATGATCGCCTCCTTTTTTACCCAGATCATGACCCTGGTCAATCCGCTCCTGTTCATGATTATTATCGATCAGGTTATTGTAAGGAACAGTTATGCAACCCTGCATGTTCTTGGTATGTTTATGCTGATTATCGCGCTTCTCCAGGCAGTGCTGAACAGTCTGAGAACCTATCTTTTTGTTGATACGACCAATCGGATTGACGTTGCTCTCGGGGCTGAGGTGATTGATCATCTGTTGCGTTTGCCGCTTCGTTTTTTTGAAAAAAGGCCTGTTGGAGAGCTGAGTTCACGTATTGGCGAGCTTGAAAGGATCCGCCAGTTTTTAACGGGTACTGCGCTTGGAGTGGTGCTTGATGCGGTGTTTTCGGTCGTCTATGTTATTGTTTTGTTCGCGTTCAGCTGGAAGCTTGCGCTCATGGCGCTCTCCGTTGTTCCTTTGATTGGTCTTGTTACCTTTCTGTTGTCGCCGGTTATCAGAAAGCAGTTGCGGGAAAAAGCCATAAAACATGGACAGACCAACGCCTATCTGATAGAGGTGCTTTCGGGTATACAGACCGTGAAATCCCAGAACATTGAATTGCGCGCCCGATGGAACTGGCAGGAGAAGTACGCGGCTTATGTGAAGGAGGGGTTCAAGCCGGTTGTTACCGGTACCCTTGCCAATTCTGCCAACTCCTTTCTTACCCAGGCCTCGGGGCTTATTGTGATCTGGGCAGGAGCCTGGCTTGTTTTAAATCAGGAGATGACTCTCGGGCAGCTTATCGCTTTCCGGATTATTGCCGGTTATATTACCAGTCCTGTTATGAGGCTTGCACAGCTCTGGCAGAACTTTCAGGAGACAGGCATGTCGCTTGAACGACTTGCCGATATTGTGGATACGCCGCAGGAAGGCGGGCGTGATCAGTTGGCGCAGATTCCCCTGCCGCTCATCAAGGGCGAAATTCTCGCTGAAAATGTCTCTTTCCGTTTCAGGGATAATACTCCTATGGTGCTGAAGAATGTGAGTACGCATATCCCCGCCGGGACATTTGTGGGGATTGTCGGAGAGAGCGGATCCGGAAAAAGTACTTTTGCAAAACTTGTTCAGAGGCTCTATGCGCTTGAGGATGGACGAATCTATATTGATCACTATGATATCAGCAAGGTAGAGCTCAACTCGCTCAGATGTCAGATAGGCATTGTACCGCAGGATCCGATGCTTTTTGACGTGTCGGTCAAGGAGAACATCTCCCTGACAAATCCTGATGCAAGTGATGCCGATATTATCGATGCGGCTAAAATTGCCGAGGCTCATGAGTTTATCATGGCGTTGCCGACGGGTTACAATACTCCTGTTGGTGAAAAGGGCTCTTCGCTTTCCGGCGGTCAGCGACAACGTATTGCCATTGCGAGAACCATTTTGCAGAATCCCGGCCTTATTATTCTCGATGAAGCGACAAGTGCCCTTGATCCTGATACGGAAAGCAGGTTGACAACCAATATGATCAGGGCGTTCAGAGGTAAAACAGTTCTGTTTATTACGCACAGACTTAATTCGGTCAAGGGGGCGGCAGTGATTCTCTGTTTCCATGACGGGTGTATCGATGAGTCTGGTACGCATGAGGATCTGATGAAGAGAAAAGGTCGTTATTATTCGTTGTTTCAGAAGCAGTCGTTTTCAATGCCGGCGATGGAGGGGAATCAGTGA
- a CDS encoding peptidylprolyl isomerase has protein sequence MAGVCTIGKRQFGGDELLPLLSGYNLLPQLMQGMVVDRALRTLSCSPAERAAFYGAEIAADAGCIEKKKAQLLLEGTEESDLDFFIDRPVLLERFKKITFEPQLGSTFLKLKAGLDRVVFFMLRNKDHELTRELFFRLESGEDSFESLASRFSEGRESTSGGRVGPVEMKQLNPALARFLSTAKAGVVNPPIVLDGFGVIILLQEKIPAKLDEGLKPTLVNHLFQEWVQAEIKAFFF, from the coding sequence ATGGCGGGTGTGTGTACGATCGGCAAGAGGCAATTCGGAGGCGATGAGCTGCTTCCGCTGCTTTCAGGGTATAACCTTTTGCCTCAATTGATGCAGGGGATGGTTGTTGATCGGGCGTTGCGTACGCTCAGTTGTTCTCCTGCAGAACGGGCTGCTTTTTATGGTGCGGAGATTGCCGCAGATGCCGGGTGTATCGAGAAAAAAAAAGCTCAGTTATTGCTTGAGGGAACAGAGGAGAGCGACCTTGATTTTTTTATCGATCGTCCAGTTCTTCTTGAGCGTTTTAAAAAGATAACGTTTGAGCCTCAACTTGGCAGTACCTTTCTGAAGCTGAAAGCCGGTCTTGATCGGGTCGTTTTTTTTATGCTTCGCAATAAAGATCATGAACTGACCAGAGAACTTTTTTTTCGTCTCGAATCCGGGGAGGATTCGTTTGAGTCGCTGGCTTCAAGGTTTTCAGAGGGCAGGGAGTCAACCAGCGGGGGCAGGGTTGGTCCTGTTGAGATGAAACAGTTGAATCCGGCGCTTGCAAGGTTTCTTTCAACAGCGAAAGCCGGAGTTGTCAATCCTCCGATTGTTCTGGACGGGTTTGGTGTTATTATCCTTTTGCAGGAAAAAATACCGGCAAAACTTGATGAGGGCCTGAAACCGACTCTTGTCAATCATCTGTTTCAGGAGTGGGTGCAGGCTGAGATCAAAGCGTTTTTTTTCTGA
- a CDS encoding TolC family outer membrane protein gives MKNTTKKNLKTLAAAVLLLCLGAPETAKAGPVTVREAVEKALNTNPEIKARFHAFRDVYEEQGVANGGYWPRIDATAGIGREWLRGENVTDKDYWRKGVRLELSQMLFDGFYTCNQVCRLKHSGQARYFEFMDTMESVGLESYRSYADVLRYREMVRLAKRNYDYHQEIFNQVSSRVRAGVGAGVDVSQISARVALAQSNYLTELSNLHDVTARFQRIIGELPEENMQAALLPTDGIPATASDALKDAYQHNPGFLATMSDINAAKHAVKVQESKFYPRLDFKARHDWSWDLDGIDGRQDESVVELVMTYNILNGGSDAAAVRQYREKMYRSVDMKDKAATDLRQTMTIAYNDRQIIGQQVRYLDAHRKNLDQVRVAYREQFNIGKRTLLDLLDTENEYYQAQRAYYNGFFDLTIANARALAGMGKLLTTMNVVRGELPSLKDINIPLPRVTDEDVPPVEIPVPVTMAKKF, from the coding sequence ATGAAGAATACAACCAAAAAAAACCTGAAAACCCTTGCAGCGGCAGTTTTGCTGCTCTGCCTCGGGGCACCTGAAACGGCGAAGGCCGGGCCGGTAACCGTGCGAGAGGCGGTTGAAAAAGCGCTGAACACCAACCCTGAAATAAAAGCAAGGTTTCATGCTTTTCGGGACGTGTATGAAGAGCAGGGCGTTGCAAACGGCGGGTACTGGCCGCGAATTGACGCTACGGCAGGCATAGGCAGGGAGTGGCTTCGTGGTGAAAATGTTACCGACAAGGACTACTGGCGCAAGGGCGTTCGTCTGGAGCTTTCCCAGATGCTGTTTGACGGATTTTATACCTGCAATCAGGTTTGCCGGTTAAAACACTCGGGTCAGGCACGCTATTTTGAGTTCATGGATACCATGGAGAGCGTTGGTCTTGAGAGTTACCGCTCTTATGCCGATGTGTTGCGGTATCGGGAGATGGTTCGTCTTGCCAAGAGGAACTATGATTACCATCAGGAGATTTTCAATCAGGTCAGCAGTCGCGTTCGTGCCGGTGTAGGGGCCGGGGTTGACGTGAGCCAGATTAGCGCCCGTGTTGCTCTTGCCCAGTCGAACTATTTGACTGAGTTAAGCAATCTGCACGATGTGACGGCACGTTTTCAGCGGATTATTGGCGAATTGCCTGAGGAAAATATGCAGGCAGCGCTGCTCCCTACTGACGGCATACCGGCAACAGCCTCTGATGCTCTTAAAGATGCGTATCAGCATAACCCGGGATTTCTTGCCACGATGTCTGACATCAATGCAGCAAAACATGCGGTGAAGGTGCAGGAGTCCAAATTCTATCCAAGACTCGATTTCAAGGCTCGCCATGACTGGTCGTGGGATCTTGATGGTATTGACGGAAGGCAGGATGAGAGCGTGGTTGAACTTGTCATGACCTACAATATTCTTAACGGTGGTTCTGATGCTGCCGCTGTTCGTCAGTATCGCGAAAAAATGTACCGTTCGGTTGACATGAAAGACAAGGCAGCTACCGATCTGCGCCAGACCATGACCATTGCTTATAACGACAGGCAGATTATCGGTCAGCAGGTTCGTTATCTCGATGCCCATCGTAAAAACCTGGATCAGGTTCGCGTTGCTTATCGTGAACAGTTCAACATAGGCAAACGAACCCTGCTTGATCTGCTCGATACCGAAAACGAGTACTATCAGGCACAGCGGGCTTACTATAACGGCTTTTTTGATTTGACGATAGCCAATGCGAGAGCGCTCGCCGGCATGGGCAAATTGCTGACCACCATGAATGTCGTTCGTGGTGAGTTGCCGAGTCTCAAGGATATCAATATTCCTCTGCCAAGAGTAACCGATGAGGATGTTCCGCCGGTTGAAATTCCCGTTCCGGTGACCATGGCGAAGAAGTTTTGA